GAGTTGCCCGAGCGCAGCTTCAGCACCCTCGACGAACTGCTCGCGGCGGTGCGGCGCGCACTGCGCCGCCACCACCTACGCCTGCGCTACCCTGGACAACATCCGTGTCCGGGCGCTTAGGCGCCGCGCAGCGGGAGGCTGAGGGTGAAGGTGTTGCCGTCGCTCTCGGCGCGCGCCGTGAGCGAGCCGCCGTGCGCCTCTACGAGCGCGCGCGCCACCGAGAGCTCCACCCAGGTGCCGCGCAGCTGCGTGAAGCGCTGGAAGAGGCGCTCCAGCGTCTCGGGCGGCAGGGGGCTTCCGGTATGGCGCACCTCGAGCTGCACCTGGCCCTGGGCCTTCAGCACCGAGATGCGCACGAGGCTCGCGGCAGGCGTGAGGCGCAGGGCGTCGTGCACCAGGGTGATGACCACCGCGTGCAGGCGCTCCTCGTCCGCCTCCTGCAGCGCGGGCAGGGTGTCCGGCAGCTGCAGCACCACGCGCTGTCCCTGCTGCTCGGCGAGCGGCCGCAGCTGCTCCCACACCTCGCGCACCAGGGCGAGCAGGTCCACGGGGTCTCTGCGCAGCTGCAGCCGCCGCGTGCTCAGGCGCGACATGTCCAGCAGCCCGCTCACCGTGGCGAGCAGGACCTCGGCGTTCGCGGCGATGCGCCGCAGGTAGGGCTGCTGCGCCTTGCTCGGGCTGGTGCTCTCCAGCACGTCCGTGGCCCCGAGGATGGCGTGCAGCGGGCTGCTCAGCTGGTAGGAGGCGCCGCCGAGGAAGTCGCCCTTGAGGCGGTCCACCTCCTGCAGCCGCTGGTTCGCCTGCTGCAGCTCGGCGGTGCGCTCCTGCACGCGCGCCTCGAGGCTCGCGTTCAGGTGGCGGATCTGCTCCTGCGCGTGGCGCTGCGCGGTGATGTCGTTGCCCTGCACGAAGATGCCGGAGACCCGGCCGTCCGGCTCGACGATGGGCTGGTAGACGAGGTCGAGGAAGCGCTCGGCGAGCGGCGCGCCCGGCTCGCGCTGCAGCAGCACGCGCAGGTCGTGCCCCACGAAGGCCTCGCCGCTCGTGAACACCTGGTCCAGCAGCTCGAAGTAGCCCTGGCCGGCCACCTCCGGCAGCGCCTCGCGCACCGGCTTGCCGAGGATGTCCCGGTGCCCCACCAGCTGGTAGTACGAGTCGTTGGCCAGCTCGAACACGTGCTCGCGCCCGCGCAGGAAGGCGGTGAAGCCGGGGGCCTGCTTGAAGAGCCGGCGCAGGTGCTGCGTCTCCGCGTGCAGGCTGCGGTTGGCCTCCTGCACGTGCGCCGCGCGCTGCAGCACCCCGGCCTCCACCAGCGGCGCCGCGGCGGCCTGCTTCAGCTGCTGCAGCTCGGTCACGTCCACCGTGTGCTGGAGGAGGAAGGCCACCTCGCCGCGCGCATCCAGGATGGGGGTGTGCGTGGCGCTCCAGAAGCGCTCCACCAGCACGGGGCCCCCGGGCGTCTCCTTCGGCACCCGGTAGGGGATGAGCGCGAGCGTGTCCGCCTGCCCGCTCGCGAGCACGCGGTGCAGCGACTCGCGCAGCATCGTGGCGCTCGCGTTGTTGGGGTCCGCGGGATCGTTGGGGAAGGCGTCCAGGATGTTGCGGCCGAGCAGCTCCTCGAGCCGACTCGCGGTCACCCGCAGGTAGGCCCGGTTCGCCGCCACGTAGCGCAGCTCGCGGTCGAGCAGCATGTACGGGTTGGGGGAGTGCTCGAAGAGCTGCTGGAAGTCGATGGTGGCGGTCATGCGAGGCAGGAGCCAGAGGACTGCTCCGGGCTCCTGCCTAGCGGATCCGCTCCCCCTGCGCAGGGCCCGTGGAGGGCGCCTGCCGAGGACTGGACAGCCGCGCTACTGCGCCTCGTCCTGCGCCTGGTCGTCGAAGGTGTCGCAGGCCTTCACCTGGCCCGTCTCCAGCCCGCGCCGGAACCAGGTGACGCGCTGGGCGCTGGAGCCGTGGGTGAACGACTCGGGCACCACGCGGCCCTGCGCGCGCTTCTGCAGCGTGTCGTCGCCGATGGCGGCCGCCGCGCGCAGGCCCTCCTCCACGTCGCCCGCCTCGAGCAGCTTGCGCTGCTTGTTCGCGTGGTGCGCCCACACGCCCGCGAAGCAGTCCGCCTGCAGCTCCAGGCGCACGCTCAGCGCGTTGGCGCCGGTGCGGCTGCTGCGCTGCTGGAGCTGGTGCACCCGGTCGCTCAGGCCCAGCAGCTTCTGCACGTGGTGGCCGATCTCGTGCGCCACCACGTAGGCCTGCGCGAAGTCGCCCTCGGCGCCGAAGCGCTGCGAGAGCTCGTCGAAGAAGGAGAGGTCCAGGTACACCTGCTGATCACCGGGGCAGTAGAAGGGGCCCACCGCCGCCTGCGCGTAGCCGCACGCGCTCTCCACCGCGTCGCTGAACAGCACCAGGTGCGGCGGCCGGTAGCGCACGCCCATGGGCTGCAGCAGCGCGGGCCAGGTGTCCTCGGTGTCCGCGAGGATGACCGAGACGAAGTCCTTGGCGCGGTCCTCGCGCGGGTCCGTGGTGCCCGCCGCCGGCCCCGAGCCGCCGTAGCCCTGGTCCTGGTCGCGCCCCGCGCTCGAGGGGGCCTGCGAGGGGTCTCCCCCGAGGAGCAGCGACAGCACCAGGCCCAGCAGACCCAGCGCGCCTCCACCGAAGGCGAGCGGCCGCCCCATCCCGCGGCGGTCCTCTACGTTCGAGCTGCGACGTCCCCCTTCCCAGTTCATGTCCTCTCCTCGCCTGGCCTCGTGCAGGGCTGTCCCGAAAAGCTGGCGCGCGCTCCCCCCTCGCACAAGGGGAGTGCAGGCGGGCAGGCAGGCGGTGAAGCGGCTACCCGCGGGCGCCTACCACCGGACCGAGTCCACGTAGGCGGTGCCGTGCGCGCCATTGCGGCTGCGGAACTCCACGCCCAGCTCCAGCAGCGGCACCGCTGCCCCCGCGGGCACCTGCACGCTCAGCGCGTTCCAGGCGCCCACCCGCAGGTCGCGCAACGGGCGGAAGGTGCCCGTGTAGCGCCAGCGGGAGGCGGGCCCCTCCTGCACGTAGGCCTGCACCGCGTCGAGCCCGCTCGCCGGAGGGATCCACACGTGGAAGGTCACCGTCTGCCCTCCGCGCACCGGAGGCGACGCGACGCGCACGCTGGTCGTCCCCGGCGCGCCGTTGAAGCTCACCCCGAGCGAGCGCGTTCCCGCGTAGACCTCGGTCCCGCTGGGGAAGGGCCGGGCCGCGCCCGGGCCCGCACTGCTCCAGCGCTGCGTGCCCGACTCGAAGCCGTAGGGCGCATCGTCGCCCGGCGCCAGCGGCGCTGCGGCAGTGGCTGCGGTGCCCGAGCCTCCCGTCCCCGCGCCTGCGCCGGTGGCGCCGGGAAGCGCGGCGGCGATGGCGGCGGCCGTGCCCACGCCCACGCTCGCCGAGCGCTCCTGCCACAGGTAGCTGGGCACCTCGTTCGGCCCCGAGACCCGCACGCGCACGGCGTAGGTGCCGCCCGTCGCGGGCGTCGTCCAGGGCCACGTGAAGACGGCCACCTGCCCCGAGGGGAAGCGCTGCCCGCGAAAGGCCTGCTGCGCCACCCGGGCCCCGGCCTCGTTCAGGATCTCCAGGCGCACCTCCACGCCCTCCACGGCCGCGCCGTCGTTGCGCAACGTGGTGGTCAGCGTGCTCAGCGCCCCTGGCGCGACGCGTGTCGGGACGGCGCGGGTGGCGGCGCGAAAGCGCGGTGCAGTCGGCCGCGCGAGGTCCGCCGGTGCCGCGGCGCCCGGCGGGGGCGGGAAGGACTCGACCCGCGCCAGCGCAGGCGGCGCGCTCGCAACGGGCGGCTGCTCACGTGGGGCCTGCGCCCCGGTCGCAGACGGGCTCGTTCCCGCCGGGGGAAGCGCGGCGCGGCCCGCTTCCTGTGTCACGGCAGGCGCTGGCCCGGACGTCGAAGGGCTCGAGGAAGGGCTCGAAGGCGCGGGTGGGGCGGCGGCGCGGCCAGTCGCCGTTGCCACGGCGGCTGCCGGCTGCGACGCCGATGCGTTCGGCTGCGTTGGAGACGGCTCGGAGCGACGGGTCTCCTGCGCCACGGCCGGAGAGGGCTGCGGCGCCGAGGTGCTCGACTGAGTCGGCTCGGTGCGAGCAGTCCCCTGCGAAGCGGCGGATGCAGGCTGCGGCGTGGAGGGGCTCGCCTGCGCCGTAGCGGGTGCGGGCCTCGACGTCGACGCGCTCGGCTGTGTCGCGGCTGATGCGGGCTTCGACGTCGACGCGCTCGACTGAGTCGCGGCGGATGGAGATTTCGAAGTCGACGCGCTCGACTGCGCAGGCTCGGAACGTGCGGTCCCCTGCGCCGCGGAGGGTGAAGGCTGCGACGGAGAAGGACCCGCTTGAACCGGTGGAAGGGCGGCGCGACCTGCCGCCTGCGCCACTTCGGATGAGGGCTGCGCGGCCGCCGCTGGAGCTGCCGCCGGTGACGAGGGTGCGGGGGCAGCCTTCGCCGGAGCGGGCGGCGCTGCCGCGGAGGACGCAGCGCCCTGCGTCGAGCCCGTGGCCTTCTGTGCGGGGCCTGCGGCCTGCGCATCGGCCGTTGCACGGGACGTGTCCTGGGAAGGCGCGGACCCGCTGCTGGCGGCGGGGGAGGACGCAGCGCCCTTCTTCGCGGGCGACGGCGCCGGTCGCTGCGCTGCCGCAGTGCTCCCCTTCTCGGGTGCGGCCCCCGGCGCTTGCTTCGAGGAGCCCGCTTCCTGCGCAGCGGCGGTCTCCGGTTCCTCTCCCGCTGGCGTCGAGCGGGACGTGCCCGCGTCGGGCGCCGGACCGGCGGGTGCAGAAGGGGACGGCGGCGCTCGCGAGGCCTCCTCCGGTGCGGCGCTGGCCTCGCGCGAGGGCTCCGACGCCGCGGGCCCGCTGCCGCCCACGGCTGGCGCCGGCTCGGGACGCTCGGGCGCAGCGAAGGGGCCCGCCAGGGCGAG
This region of Aggregicoccus sp. 17bor-14 genomic DNA includes:
- a CDS encoding PAS domain-containing protein, with protein sequence MTATIDFQQLFEHSPNPYMLLDRELRYVAANRAYLRVTASRLEELLGRNILDAFPNDPADPNNASATMLRESLHRVLASGQADTLALIPYRVPKETPGGPVLVERFWSATHTPILDARGEVAFLLQHTVDVTELQQLKQAAAAPLVEAGVLQRAAHVQEANRSLHAETQHLRRLFKQAPGFTAFLRGREHVFELANDSYYQLVGHRDILGKPVREALPEVAGQGYFELLDQVFTSGEAFVGHDLRVLLQREPGAPLAERFLDLVYQPIVEPDGRVSGIFVQGNDITAQRHAQEQIRHLNASLEARVQERTAELQQANQRLQEVDRLKGDFLGGASYQLSSPLHAILGATDVLESTSPSKAQQPYLRRIAANAEVLLATVSGLLDMSRLSTRRLQLRRDPVDLLALVREVWEQLRPLAEQQGQRVVLQLPDTLPALQEADEERLHAVVITLVHDALRLTPAASLVRISVLKAQGQVQLEVRHTGSPLPPETLERLFQRFTQLRGTWVELSVARALVEAHGGSLTARAESDGNTFTLSLPLRGA
- a CDS encoding neutral zinc metallopeptidase; amino-acid sequence: MGRPLAFGGGALGLLGLVLSLLLGGDPSQAPSSAGRDQDQGYGGSGPAAGTTDPREDRAKDFVSVILADTEDTWPALLQPMGVRYRPPHLVLFSDAVESACGYAQAAVGPFYCPGDQQVYLDLSFFDELSQRFGAEGDFAQAYVVAHEIGHHVQKLLGLSDRVHQLQQRSSRTGANALSVRLELQADCFAGVWAHHANKQRKLLEAGDVEEGLRAAAAIGDDTLQKRAQGRVVPESFTHGSSAQRVTWFRRGLETGQVKACDTFDDQAQDEAQ